A window of Maniola hyperantus chromosome 17, iAphHyp1.2, whole genome shotgun sequence genomic DNA:
actatattattatgatacctaaataataaataaaattaatattattttcagaaattgattttaaagttattgGAATAAGTAAAGCGACGTGGTCAAGATCCTCACCTACATTgccatatataaaaatatattcacaaACAAAAAGAGTTCTTGATATTTCCATTGATGTGTTTAAAGAATTGCAaggtaagtagttagttaatattattcttctggaaaatttgaaatttattttgtgAAGTAAAGCGCTGATTTATTTTAGGTAAAACTATAAAACCTGGTATAAGAAGTTATCAGTTTCATTTTATGTTACAAGCTGATTTACCACCCACTTTCAAAGATTCGAttgcaaaaatatattatcgAATTGCTATCCAGAGTAAAAACGCCTGTAAAATTAAGAGAAAACATTATTTTCCCTTTACTGTTATGAATTATGTCAATATAAATCATATCAGCGAGTATATGGtaaggcaatattttattttataattattaaggaTCTAGATTCTCGATATGAAAAAACTGGCAACGTGTGAGTCCTTAGTGCGAGTCAGAGTCGAGGGTTATAAATAtctcaaaaacaaaataattagaatCTAGGTAGATGGCGCTATTAATCTTTTAGCTAAACTAAAACCTTTTAGCTAAAGCAGATCCTTaagctaaataaataatatagtacgctgcagaaaatattgaacatcgactttgagaaagagatagcagttttgtagagcgttgtctctgtcgttgagaccaacaaaacgtcacataggtatgagtgacagtgacaacgctttaaaaagccgaaatctcattctaaagattgATGTAGGGTCAACAACAAAGCTATGTGTGCAcccgccagtacaagcgacAGGTGTATActtagctttgttgctgactttacgtacctacattatttcttgccggctacggTACGATAATTTTATCAGAAACGgtaaatgtacctatctaaaatCTTTTATCGTTAATTAAGTACAAATAACTTTGAAAAATGCTATTTTTCAAGGCTTTTATACGGAGAGTATTTTTAGTACCACTATTTAATAAATGATATTCTGGATTTTAGATACCGATGGTATATGTGTTGGAAAAAGCGTTTGGAAATACTTCAGACTTTTCAGTGACCTTTAAAACATACAGAGGGTTTGCCTCTACACAACAAATACCATTCGAAGCTACAATAACAAATGAAAAGAGGGTAAAAGTAAGAAAAATTTGCGTAGCTTTAATTCAAGTAAGTTAATCGAAATTGTATAagtctgtaaataaaaataattagattTCAATCCTAAATCCATATAGTTACCtactaggtaatattataaaggcggaGGTAATaactatctatctgtctgtttgctacgTTTTTACGGTCCATCCTCTAAGCCtctttgattttgatgaaatagatAGATCGCAGATAGCTTGTGAAAGACGAAAATCATAGAGTCCCCGCAGAATTTATGAAAACCTAaaaccaaagagaatataatcactacgttttaaaaCCTACCAATTGCCTAAAACCACGCAGACACgttcgcgggcgtcatctagtagatattttataatatcataacTGTTTACATACCAACGGCAGCTGATTGAATAAAAAGACgaaaaagaaatataaatactttatacttataggtacctaataatattatctcaatAACATAAGATTtctcttttaaaattttatttacctcTGTGTCATTGATACTTtatctactaggtaggtacattctattTAAATTTGTACAAGATTATTTAAATTCCACAGAAAATTGAATACAACGTAAATTctggatattataataatgaaaatgttATTTGTAAGACCGAATACAACGAAATAAAGAACCTTGCGAAACAAACTTGCATGTTTAGTATGGAAATTCCACAAGACGTTATACCTTCAACGATCAATCAGACTGAGCCTATGGTTGATATTTCGTATTCATTGCAAGTATGTACCTAACTGTAttgaacgcgacaggtcgacatggcaatcggggtggggacgccccgcacacccgcaaagcTTCCACGCTTACACGAtatgggatagcgcgggtgatgttTGGGTACGTGCGGGGAGTAAATTTACTCTCGCCTCATAcatcgattgccatctcggttTCAccgtgaaaaaaaaatcaatagattttattgtttatttttcaggTAAAAGTAAGCTTTCAGTTTCATCTGCCTCTTTACTCCGATATACCAGTGACGATTGCCTCGACTCCAGTTACCcatggtatattttataaataaagtgaACTTTTCAATTACTTTTcagtcaataatttaaaataataataatttcatattaCTTTAAACATCGGAATAAacctattgaaaataatataatagagtTTATATTCTGTCGGATATTTCCCTATGATGGAAAAATTTAATACAAGGCAACACTTTCAAATTCTAAAAAGCTTGGTATCTAGgacaaaaatgaatcgctcCAAAAAAATATGCTGTTAAGTTAAAATGTTATGGTTAAATGATAAAGTACAATTAATCACACTCAAAAATCACAAAATCAATTTAGAATAGGATCGTTATTGCATTCTACAAAAGAAATCAAAAGTCAGTAGGTAACTATTTCTCAAAACCTCAAATTGTGTGAtaaaaatatcatcatgatcaacccatcgccggctcactgcagagcatagattaatatgtataccgcagagcacgggtctcctctcagagtgagaagggtttggcccatagattatctactatatccaaaaatatattatgccaTTATAAAAACCGCTGCTATTAAATCAATGTTACCCGTATCAACTATATGCTaaagtataatttaattttatctgtGGTCTAGTATATGACTTTTTGATAATGACAGCAAATGCAGCAAAGTGACAGCACGGTGACAGCAAATCACAAATGTCACTGTCGAGCTGTCGAAGAGAATCCATATGttccatatgttaaaagtactctgtggtcttCACTCTTCTGtca
This region includes:
- the LOC117989996 gene encoding arrestin domain-containing protein 1-like, with the translated sequence MVWDTCSIDLHGGSNGVYLTNNIITGSVVLEFKQELKVEQIDFKVIGISKATWSRSSPTLPYIKIYSQTKRVLDISIDVFKELQGKTIKPGIRSYQFHFMLQADLPPTFKDSIAKIYYRIAIQSKNACKIKRKHYFPFTVMNYVNINHISEYMIPMVYVLEKAFGNTSDFSVTFKTYRGFASTQQIPFEATITNEKRVKVRKICVALIQKIEYNVNSGYYNNENVICKTEYNEIKNLAKQTCMFSMEIPQDVIPSTINQTEPMVDISYSLQVKVSFQFHLPLYSDIPVTIASTPVTHGIFYK